tctctgcctcccgagtgctgggattgggcgtgcaccaccaatgcgtggctcaatggtatttttgtataACTTTTTGTCTCATATAACTTCGCCTGaacaatttttgttcttttactagtatattttggtttcttttctttttttttcctaaagagaaagagaaggcatgGAGTTGGGTGGGTGAGAAGATCTGGGAGAAATTGAGGGAGGGGAAAAGTGTGActgcataaaaattatttttcaattaaaaaaatgcctCAAAATATGATTTACAAAGTTTCTGCACTGATCAGCATAATGATATATGACTATACATTTCATTCCACATTTCATTAAagtaacaaaaatcaaaacaaatcttacttggacttttttctttttgctcttgtttcttcatttttaaaagcacagtTTCACTGACCAATGTACAGTCCATGTCCACTGTTTCTCCTAATCGTGAATGACTGTTatcctaaataaatattttaaaaacccaaaagTTTAGCAATTATTCCTTCATAGTCTTATACGTGCTTTTGACCACAAAAGGGTTAAAAACTCTCAtcaaattttactattttaaaaacagtaagttattttcttttgtatctcaAGAACAGAGATATAGGTTTCCTTGCCTCTGTAACACTTTAGCCTCAATGTATAAACACTTCATGTCACTCTGAGAAAAAGGAAAGCTCTGGCCACGGAAGGGGAGGTTTACTTACCAATAAAGTACTTTGTGCTTTACTTACTTTCTCCAATCTGCTTTGCAGTAATAAATTTTAGTGCACATGGAAAACAACTTTAACTATAAAACTTGGTTTCTTCATAGCTACATGTTATTTTAATAAACTACATCATTTCTTAATGTGCCACCAAGTAGGAGAATTTCACAAACTATATGGAATGTAAACATAAAGCAAAATCATATTTCCAgtacaaattaaacaaaacaaaacatcaaaactgggtgtagtggcacacgcctttaatcccagcactcgggagacagaggcaggtgggtctctgtgagttggaggccagcctggtctacagagtgagtgccaggacagccaaggctacacagagaaactctgtcttgaatgaatgaatgaatgaatgaatgaatgaatgaataatgaacgaacgaacacacacacacacacacacaccacaaaaatgttacttcttaaaatagaaaactggaaaaaaaattccTTGACAGCAtatctttccctctcctccttctctcctcccctctccctcccttcctctctctctatgCTAATTAaggtggctagagagatgacctggtagttaaaattaaaagtacttgctgcttttgcagaggtaccaggttcaattcccagcactcatatggtgactcacaccatttgtaactccaattacaggggatctgacaccatcttctgacttctgcaggcaatTTCAGACAGACatagtgcacaaacatacatgtaggcaaaactcatatacataatataaaaatttaaaaattaaggctAAACACATAAAGGAATtacaggcatggtgatacacacctacactcccagcacccatgaggtGAAAGCATGAGCACAGTTAAGtctgagaccagtctggtttgTATAATGAGATCCTATCTAAAAAATTTAGAACATGTGATTGGTGATTTTTGATAAAAGTAAAGTCACATGGAATATGTACCTATAGttctttgttatttaaaaacCAACATTAATGCCTTATATCAAAGGTctttaaaaaccagaaaatattAACCTTTCAATATTATCATTGTGTTAGAAGGACAGGTattatttctgtttcctgagaGAACATATGCGAGTGTTAAGAAGTTGCTGTCTTGGGCTAACAAGATGACTCAgtacaagcctgacaacctgggtttgatctgcAGGACGTACATGGTAAACGGAGAAGACCAAATCCTGAGGGTTGTGCTTGGCCTCTGCATGTATAATGTAACGTGCATATGGTGTGCACTgatgcagacatgcacacatacacaataaatgaaATGTGTAAAGAAGTATTTCAAGGAGAGGAGACTGATAACTCACTAGAGTAACAAACAAGTGGGCTTTAGTCCAATTTTGTAACTTACCTTTGTATCTATTACAGTAACATCCATTTTATACTGAGAAAGATCGGCTCCCGGGTCTACACTCCACTGGATATTGTCAAAGGGCACATCTTGGGAAAAAAGGAGAACCACAAATTAAAATGCCAATTTGAAAATTTGTTTCACTTTAAAATGAAAGGGACCCACAGAACATGAATATAAAAAATTTCTATAGCACATATTCAAATACATATATCTCAGGAAGCTGAAGAAATAAGTATCTCAGCAGTTGAACACACTAACTACTCTAGCAGATGACTTGGGTTTGGTTCTtggcatccacatgatggctcttAACTGTTTATAACCCagccaggggatctgatactcccttctgacctctgtaggcacgaGGCACATGGTGCAAatttacatacaggcaaaacttacatatacataaaaatttaaaaatcttaaaaaacaaaaacaaaacccaattcaAAGTGGGCAAAGAATCTCACCAGCAGTTCAACTTGCCACTAACATTATGAGAAAGTGACCAATATAACCAGCaatcagaaaaatgaaagacaacaaTGAGATCATTCACACAGACTAGGATGACTAGGCTAAAGTGTGTATACAGATATTGACTTGGAAAGGATGAACGCTTCACACAGTCATGCTAATGTGAAATAGCATAGCTGCTCTGGGAAATAAGAAGTCCCTTAAATGGTCAAAGTAAGAGCTGATATGAGGGCCAACAATTTCAGTACCAGAACACTGGGaactgggaaaaaagaaaaagtaaacatcCATTTTCAGAAAAATCTGTACACAAATGTTCATTGTATTATTCATAAAGGTAACAATGACAGTAAATTTGTATTAACTGATCAAAACATGACTGtatataatgaaattttatttagcaATACATAGGGATGGAATACTGATACATAATATAATATGGCTAGGAACTGAAAACACCACcagtgctagggagatggctcagcaggtaaaggtgcttgcctgtGCAAGCATGATTACCTGAGTTTGACCCTTGGAACCAGTGTAAAAGTTCAAAGAGAGAATACTgcacaagctgtcctctaactacatatgctgtggcatgtacacatccacactcacagaaacacaccACATATACAATAATGGTAAAATAAcgttaaaagaaaacattgtgcCAAAGAAAAGAAGTTACAAGATTTCACACTGAGTAGGTCTCTATTCACCTAAAATATCTACAGTATTCAATCTGAGAGATAAAAATTAGGCTATTGATAACTAGAATTGGGAAGGATGAAAAGGCATGGAAGTATCATGGAAGTTTATCATAACTTAGACTGTACAACTCTTTAAGTATGGACATTTTCATAACAAGTGATTTGTATTTCACTGAAGTAATTCTTTAAAAGctaaaattctaaaatttggATTTTCAATGTATTATATGTAGGTATAACACATGACAACTGCAAACTGTAGTTTAAGAACATGAAGCAACAGGtaggtggtgcatgtctttattcccaaacaaacaaacaaacaaacagacaaacagacaaacaaacaaacaaaccccaatgGAAtagttaaaatacttttaaagctTTTGCAAAGGAAGCAAGAAATAACTAAGTAACTAAATCCACAACATCAtctaaagtatttaaaataaatttttaaaaagcttaggaacaaatcccagcactcgggaggcagaggcaggtggatctctgtgagttcgagaccagcctggtctacagagctagttccaggacagcctccaaagccacagagaaaccctgtctcgaaaaactaaaaaaaaaaaaaaaaaaaaaaaagcttaggaACAGAAAAATCCAAGGTAAAATGAAAGTGGTAAGAATAATGCTATAAAACACAGatatatgcaggaaaaaaaaagatccccCCCCAATTTTTGTGTAAGGAATGTAAATGCCACccaattaaaaagagagagcCTGTTAATAATGCACACACCTTGGTTGTTTGGCAGGGACTTTGTTTTAGCAACTCTACAGGGATTTAACTGAAGAACTGATGCAAGCTCACATCCTCCATGGACTGGtctgctttttccttttgttggcaCAAGAGAACCAGTATCCTAAACGGAAACAATTATTAGCACTTAAATGAAATCACAAACTTTAATCAAAATCTCTGAACATTTAACACAAACCTTCATGTCACTAAAGAGATCCTCTGTCTCGGCACTTTCCTGTGAGCACAGAGGGGTTTTGAAGACAGGTTCTTCTTTTATCTGCAGTGGTATTTTATGATCTGGAGAGGCTTTGCTACAGGACTGGAGGACACACTGCTGTAAACAGGACACCTCTGAAGAATCTTTGGCTAATAAGCAGGCCCCGCTCAAGGCTTTACGACCTGAGGAAGAGCCCctgggaatgggcttcaaaaccTCATAAATAGTCACTTGTTTAAACTTGTCTTTACAAGTTTCATTTCCGTGGCTCTTCTCTTGACGTTGGGTAACTGCAAACCGATCTGACAGGTCCAGGGGCTTATCCATCACATGGTCTCCATTCAttggaaaaggaagagaattttCCTTATCAAAACAGGTTTGGGAGCAGTGTACTGCATGTTCACTCTCTTCCTCAGTCTTCTTCCTTTTGCATGCTTTGCCTCCCAGTGATTTCAAAGGCACCAAGTATTTATCAGAAATAATGTCTTTAATATGATCACTACTGCCCTGCTCATCTACGGATtcacttacatttttattcataagTATCTGCTTATTAGGAAATGACTGGCTAATGACCTTGCTTACTTCAGACCCAAGATTATGATGTGTGAAAAGAGCATTGTCCTCTGATTTTGACCTAGCTTTCTCTGATCTAGATACAGAAATGTTGCTAAAAGGAGCTGTCTTCAGGAGGTTTCTTTTCCCAATGTctaaaagagaaggggagaaactTGTATTCAAACCCAAATGACTTTTTATAGTAGAGGTAGCTCCAAATACAGGAGATGAGACCCGAGCAGTAAATTCTTTGGGAGGTGTCTTTGAAGCAGCATctgaaaatctaaataaataaataaataaataaataaatatacaagaattttttttaaactgaaaaacaggaaaaaaaattaaaagaccagtatactaaaaaaaaatttcttgatAGATCATAAAATAGTAAGGTGTTATCTATCTACTAGAGGcagataattaaaacaaatttaagaaacAGTGTTCGTTTCTCCTCATTTGGCAGAATAGAAGacgaaagtagaaataaaatccaCTGAGGACTTAAAAGTCTTTTGCTATTATTAAATCTTATGAGTAATTCCAAGAAAAAGTTCTTAaagtacagaactgaatagagcTTGGTAAGTGCTCTCAACAGCTACACGATCTTATATAAGATATTCAACTTTACAGAGCCACATTTTTGTTAActgtttaaagaaaataagaacaggGTAATAAAACTCACTTGACAAGTTATTATCATGATAAACTAAGAGTAAGTGAGGcaccaagataaataaataaataaataaataaataaataaataaataaataaataaaatcaaacaagggccaggtggtagtggctcacaccaCTCAGGGGGAGTGCAGCATTGCTGAAATTCAACCTTATAGGGTTTTATGGAGCTACattacaaaaacataacaaacaaacactatGTGATTCAAATTACCTTAAACTATCTTCACTACTTCTTGCAGATTCCCCTGACAGCTGTTTTTTGTGATCTCCTTCAAGACAGTGGTAGAGCTCATCCCCAAGAGGGCTTGTACAACCTTGGTGTTCCTTCAATAGTAAAGTACGCTTAAAGTTGATAAATGCTACAATGCAAACAAATCTCAAAAGTACATGAAGTAAAAGAAACCAGATGAAGAGCTATATAATTAGATAAAGAAGGGAGTTGTATAATATTGAGAATGTATAAAAATGCCTGTACTGTAGTCTTTAAAGTGACTAATTTTATTATCTaaattttatcacaataaaaaagttgaaagaaGACACTACCAgtatatgaatatttatgtaaGTATAATTTAATACCACACAGAAATACTTCAATATCAAAATACATTAAGAGGGAGGGTAGAAAACACAGGTTAATTTAAAAGGGTTCTTTTGAGGGAATTCccaaaattaaatgtatatacAAGTCTGTCAGGAATCATTAAAACACAAGGCCAGTTGATCTGAGATCTGTGCCTATAATACATTAAAGAATGATAAAGATATTGCTGACCTGTGAATCAGACTATAAGAAGTCCTATGACATCTTCTCCTTTAATATATTTTGTATCTGAACTTTCTAGATTTATGGAGGATAGTAAGAAACTAGAAACTATTAAACTCATCTAAATATTCAGAAGCTAAAATTAGCCGCTATCACTTTAGGAtgaattttaaaaggttaaaattCAAATGTAATGAAAAATTAACTCAAGTTTTAGAAATTCAACAGTGAGACAATTTTCCAAGAGCACACACATATTTAATGGCAAGAGCAAAGGAGGACTATTTTaaagctgtcacttgtttttgcAGTGGTAGTGGTCAAACTCCGGGCCTTGCACATATTAcccaagtgctctgccactgagctaaatTAAGTCTTCAGTTCTTAAAGTTTATCAAAATGGAACTTACCCTAGCATTTGTGAAGCCTTGGTTCTAACACCCAAtactacaaagaaacaaaactagtttgaggctagaaagatggctcggtgtttaagagcacttgctcctcttgCAGAGACTAgaatttggctcccaacacccttatcaggcagctcacaagtgcctgGAACTCATAGCAACATGTAGATGTACACATAAATAGGCAAATAAacctaaaacacaaacaaacctaGAACCTGAGACCTGGGAATTCAAATTCAAGTGTTTTGTGTTATAAGGttaagggggggggggagtgaagtattaaaataatgtaaacaGAACTGTAGGGTCAGTCTCTGACCCAACCTCTAAGGATTATGTTTAGCTGAATTGGTAGTTCTTAAACTTCAGGCCAGTtttcaaatcaaaatgaaaacttaatgGCTGTCAGAAAGACCCAGTAAGTTCTGAATTCAATCTAAATTGAATTCATTTTCTTAGAATGAATATGGGGAGGAAGCAAGAAAGGAGGGGCATGAAAGACAGTTGACAACTCAATTCATACCCTAAGAGTCTGCTGCTGTGACTGCATGGAAAGGATCACATAAGTGGGCCTTTCTAACAAGTTTTGTTCTAGGACTTTATCTAATGATGACTggataaaattgtttttttctcctgcttGTTCTCATAGTCCTCTGTCTCTTCAGCATATCCTACCAGCCTATGCCATTATAACTGGTTActgtttaattctttaaaaatggatacaagccgggcagtggtgacacacgcctttattcccagcactcaagaggcagacaggcagatctctgagtttgaggccagtctggtctacagagtaagtgaatcccaggacagcctccaaagctacagagaaaccctgtcttgaaaagccaccGCCCACCCCCCCCAAGAATGACTATAAATAGACATATCAATTGTTAATAATTCATATAATCAAGTAGACATATCAATTAATAATTCATATAATCATCAAACTAAGTGATTACTTACAGACTCTTCTTGAACATTAAGTCCAAGTGTTTCAGGAACAACAGTATTAAAAGGTGACTTTTCAGTGGGATAACTGCTTGTTCCACATATTTCTaaagtaagaagaaaaaatactcaTTATACAATTTTAGAGAGTAGATATATTTGGAAAAAAACCACAAGGATTAAGAGAAGAATCAAggtattaaaaaaatcacaaagatcaggaaaaacaaagaaaccaaggtACCATTTTTAAGATAACAGTGAACAAATTTTAAACTGTTCAAAAGGtccaaaatattttctataaatagcAATGGGTTACATATATTTTAGCATCTAAACTTGTTAAACCTTTCCATTCATCTAAGTTTTCTACTTTTTTCATAATGAACTGAGTATAACAATCAGGTTATATGTTTTCTTCTCAAGGAGCTTAAGTGACTACACTTAAAAGGTGAAAATAGAATTTGTTttctaaggggaaaaaagaatttgcaaaagaatggaaaaagcaTAATAAAGGTTTTAATAAAGGACTCTAAACCTTCTTTGGGGAATTAAGACAAACTATACAAGCTGATGCCTAAAGGTAAAGGGAAGTTTGGCCACTTAATGAGATGAGGGTGGTGGTGCTAAGGTTTTAGATATCTTTAAGGATACAGGTATATGGAACAAAATTGCTTTTCAGAGAACTACATGTGATTTTAATAGCTAGGATTTGAATTGTAGAAAGATGAAAATAGAAGGACAAGAGCCCAAACCTGTGAATTAGGGGTCAAGTTATGCTTAAGAGTTCAGAATTCCTCTTGTGAACAAGGAAAAGATCTAAAAGTTTTGAAAGGGTAAAAAGAGTAATTCTGACTATGATAGACTCACAGCCAAGAAGCAAACTCTgacaggaaaatgaagcaaagtACTGGAACAGTCCTGTTGATACTGGTGGCTAAAGCTAGTACAGAGAATGTGTAAGACATGGAGGAAAATGTGGAGGAAAAACCAGTAAAACGTGAAGGACGTTGAGAAATGAGGAAGCAGCAGGCTACGCAAACTCAAAGCTTTTTGACTAAGGAAACCTACAGAGACGTGTCCAGTGTCATCCACTGAGACTCTGAACATAAGGATAAAGATTAAGGTTGATGAGCGCTTCCATTTTGGacatgctgaagataaactacaTCCAGGCAGATTCATTGCTCTGGAATCCAGGAGCAAAGTCTTGAACAGAGATACAGATTGGCATATGAATAGGAGCAGACTACTGAGAATTTTACAGAAAGACTAAATATATTAGCAAGCTCTGTTTCAAGCACTTTTGTGGTGacaaattatttatgatttattaaagcttgtctgaggattcagaaagtcagccacaagccatagaagccaggtacacaccttcaatcctaggactcaggattaagaggaagatgatctcagtgagttcaaggtaaccagatctacacaagactgatccagtcctaaagagaaccagctcacacaaagatgatctcaggacctgggatcacacgccattaatcccaccATGAGAGAGGTAtagaagacaggagcagggtctcagtatcaggcattcattcttcagccatgTTGAGAATAGGAATGCCCCAGACCTTTTacaggtaagagctctctggtagcttggcagctttgctttcctgataaaatcaggttgaaccccaatatctgtctctaggtcttttattatttcatgttacaCACCTCTGGCTCTGATAACAATAATTTTGACAGCTTTTTTCTAGAACCAGTTAGAGCAGTAAGAGAGGGTGTACAAATATGTTCTTTCTCTATGCCGTGTCCTTCCATCCTTTTCCTTTgtattctcttctctttccatcaCAAGGAACACAGTAGGAGAAGAGAATCAATTCTAGAGTAGGCTGGAACAGATGAGTGTTAAAGCAAAGGATACTGAAaacagactacttcctgaaccTTGAAGAGAAGCTATAGCTAAAAGCAACGAAAATTAAgaataggattttttaaaatggaaaataatatatgtatatgccaACAAGAAAAGACAAGCAGAGTAGCTGGagattcaataaaatataaacagacagGCCTGGGATACGGTTTAGTAGCAAAGCCACTTGCCTCTATGTGCAAAGCTCTGGTTTCAATCTCTcacatggggtggggggacaacaaacaaacaacagcaaaaaataagAAACCAAGACGAGAAGGCAAATGATGGAGTAAGGTAGCCACAGTAGAGGAAAAAGCAGTGAGTACCAAGTATCTGCTGTATTCATGTGCTGTTCTAGGCTAGGGATCGGCCTACATACAGACAAACATAACTGtccatacatacaaacataacTGTCCAAATCGTCATAGATCCACAGCAATACAGGATCCTCTATGGCTTCCAGAATATCAGTCTGCCACTAATATGATATGAAACAGTTAATTAACACTGATACAGATCTCATTTCCTCTCATGCCTTCTCAATGACTTAGCAGTTATTTCATCTTCTTGTGCATTACCAATTTTCTCCTTTGCTTGATAATCCCATCAAGCATAAAAATTTGCTGCCAATCTTAAAAACATGAGACAATTTGTCCCATTTTTCTTGTTAGTCACAGtcccattttccttccctttatGGAACACCACCATAGAAGATTCATCTGTAGGTATGCTCTCTGCTTTTTCTGCCTCCCATTTTTTAATGACAGTTTCAGATACTCATTGCTGTACCTTCCAAGTTTTGAATTATACTACTAGTTTATTCCCTAATGATCTCTATGCAACCAAATTCTATGGTCAAGCCTAAGAAGCCATAATCTTTACTAGCCATTAGTGCTAGTCCTCCTTTCCCACTGGAAGCTCTTTACCTGgctacaagagagagagagagcgagagagacagtgtgagagagagagagagaaagagagagagagagagtgcgagagtgtgtgtgtgtgtgtgtgtgtgtgtttaaagtggCTTTGGGGACAAATATGTCTTACTCTTTTATAATAACACACAGAAACGTGTGTCTACGGTACTATAATTCTATGGAATAAATAGGGAGGAAAATGTATACAATGGttcctagaaaaataaaaaggagataaTAAAAAATCACTGCTTAACATAATGGCAGAGCTGCTAGGCCTTGGTCCCTGACCTTGTCTCTTCCACCTGCACTGACTTGCTTGGTAACCTCATGGTTTTAATACTGTGTTAACAACTTTCACATGTATTTCAGCACTTTCACCTTCTCCTCTAAAGATGAACCCAGATATTAATAATGAGTTCTTATTATTAGAGAGACTGCTATTCCCAGTCTCTTCTGTGAAGAAGCAATTCTATTATTCCTATTGTCTGAATCACTCTTCCCTTCACTCATTCTGCACCAGCCAGACTTCCACAATGTTCCTCAACAAACTAACTGAAACTGTACTTTGCCTAAAATGCTGTTCCTGGACATCACCTACTCCTTTGGCCTCTGCTGTCCTTGTCACCTTGCTTTGTCTGCAGAGCACTTGACTTTTCCCGacataaatatgttttctttctcctataaCCAGATTGAAAGCTTCAAAAGGGCAAAGGCTTTGTTTGTTCAGTGCTTGACATGGAAGACTCTTAAACATTTgataaatgaaggaataaatcACAATAGTCTTTCTTATATAAATTATTAACATTTCATATTAGATccaatattaaaatgaatattagCATAACATTACTTTCTCAAACATAACTTTaaggctgggggtggtggtgcaaacctttaatcccagcacccaggaggcagaggcaggtgcatctctgagtttgaggccagtctgatctacagagcaggttcaggacagccaggaaacaaacaaacaaacaaaaccaaaaaccaaaccaaaccgtACCTTTAAAATATTGCCTAATTCTGATTGTTGGTCATTGTTGCCTACCAAC
This DNA window, taken from Cricetulus griseus strain 17A/GY chromosome 2, alternate assembly CriGri-PICRH-1.0, whole genome shotgun sequence, encodes the following:
- the Rbbp8 gene encoding DNA endonuclease RBBP8 isoform X1 produces the protein MSISGSSCGSPNSADVSSDFKELWTKLKEYHDKEVQGLQIKVTKLKKERILDAQRLEEFFTKNQQLRDQQKVLQETIKILEDRLRAGLCDRCAVTEEHMHKKQQEFENIRQQNLKLITELMNEKNTLQEENKKLSEQLQQKIENDQQDQVAELECEENIIPDSPITSFSFSGMNRLRRKENLHVRYVEQSHTKLEHSVCTNELRKISKALAPVSHNSEEHEILVADTCNQSHSPPSKICGTSSYPTEKSPFNTVVPETLGLNVQEESEHQGCTSPLGDELYHCLEGDHKKQLSGESARSSEDSLRFSDAASKTPPKEFTARVSSPVFGATSTIKSHLGLNTSFSPSLLDIGKRNLLKTAPFSNISVSRSEKARSKSEDNALFTHHNLGSEVSKVISQSFPNKQILMNKNVSESVDEQGSSDHIKDIISDKYLVPLKSLGGKACKRKKTEEESEHAVHCSQTCFDKENSLPFPMNGDHVMDKPLDLSDRFAVTQRQEKSHGNETCKDKFKQVTIYEVLKPIPRGSSSGRKALSGACLLAKDSSEVSCLQQCVLQSCSKASPDHKIPLQIKEEPVFKTPLCSQESAETEDLFSDMKDTGSLVPTKGKSRPVHGGCELASVLQLNPCRVAKTKSLPNNQDVPFDNIQWSVDPGADLSQYKMDVTVIDTKDNSHSRLGETVDMDCTLVSETVLLKMKKQEQKEKSPNGDITINDSLEEMFDRTTHEEYESCLADSFPQVPNEELSAATKKPNIHGDKQDRVKQKALVEPYFKDKERESNIQNFPHIEVVRKKEERRKLLGHTCKECEIYYADMPAEEREKKLASCSRHRFRYIPPSTPENFWEVGFPSTQTCLERGYIKEDLDLCPRPKRRHPYNVVFSPKGKEQRT
- the Rbbp8 gene encoding DNA endonuclease RBBP8 isoform X2 — its product is MHKKQQEFENIRQQNLKLITELMNEKNTLQEENKKLSEQLQQKIENDQQDQVAELECEENIIPDSPITSFSFSGMNRLRRKENLHVRYVEQSHTKLEHSVCTNELRKISKALAPVSHNSEEHEILVADTCNQSHSPPSKICGTSSYPTEKSPFNTVVPETLGLNVQEESEHQGCTSPLGDELYHCLEGDHKKQLSGESARSSEDSLRFSDAASKTPPKEFTARVSSPVFGATSTIKSHLGLNTSFSPSLLDIGKRNLLKTAPFSNISVSRSEKARSKSEDNALFTHHNLGSEVSKVISQSFPNKQILMNKNVSESVDEQGSSDHIKDIISDKYLVPLKSLGGKACKRKKTEEESEHAVHCSQTCFDKENSLPFPMNGDHVMDKPLDLSDRFAVTQRQEKSHGNETCKDKFKQVTIYEVLKPIPRGSSSGRKALSGACLLAKDSSEVSCLQQCVLQSCSKASPDHKIPLQIKEEPVFKTPLCSQESAETEDLFSDMKDTGSLVPTKGKSRPVHGGCELASVLQLNPCRVAKTKSLPNNQDVPFDNIQWSVDPGADLSQYKMDVTVIDTKDNSHSRLGETVDMDCTLVSETVLLKMKKQEQKEKSPNGDITINDSLEEMFDRTTHEEYESCLADSFPQVPNEELSAATKKPNIHGDKQDRVKQKALVEPYFKDKERESNIQNFPHIEVVRKKEERRKLLGHTCKECEIYYADMPAEEREKKLASCSRHRFRYIPPSTPENFWEVGFPSTQTCLERGYIKEDLDLCPRPKRRHPYNVVFSPKGKEQRT